One stretch of Acanthochromis polyacanthus isolate Apoly-LR-REF ecotype Palm Island chromosome 16, KAUST_Apoly_ChrSc, whole genome shotgun sequence DNA includes these proteins:
- the yy1b gene encoding transcriptional repressor protein YY1b isoform X1, which produces MASGDTLYIETDGSEMPAEIVELHEIEVETIPVETIETTVVGGDDDDDDDDGQPMIALQPLVTDDPSSIHHHQEVILVQTREEVVGGDDSDLHTDGGGGFEDQILIPVPAPGVEDEYIEQTLVTVAGKSSVGRVKRGGGTGGKKAGKKSYLSGAEAGGRKWEQKQVQIKTLEGEFSVTMWASDDNKDIDHESVVEEQIVGENSPPDYSEYMTGKKLPPGGIPGIDLSDPKQLAEFARMKPRKVKEDDAPRTIACPHKGCTKMFRDNSAMRKHLHTHGPRVHVCAECGKAFVESSKLKRHQLVHTGEKPFQCTFEGCGKRFSLDFNLRTHVRIHTGDRPYVCPFDGCNKKFAQSTNLKSHILTHAKAKNNQ; this is translated from the exons ATGGCATCCGGAGATACGCTGTACATTGAGACAGACGGCTCGGAGATGCCGGCCGAAATCGTGGAGCTCCACGAGATAGAGGTGGAGACGATACCGGTGGAGACCATCGAGACCACGGTGGTCGGCGgggacgacgacgacgacgacgacgacgggCAGCCCATGATAGCGCTGCAGCCGCTGGTCACGGACGACCCCAGCTCCATCCACCACCACCAGGAGGTGATCCTGGTGCAGACCCGGGAGGAGGTGGTCGGAGGGGACGACTCGGACCTGCACACGGACGGCGGCGGCGGGTTCGAGGACCAGATCCTCATCCCGGTGCCGGCTCCGGGGGTGGAGGATGAGTACATCGAGCAGACTCTGGTGACTGTGGCCGGGAAGAGCTCGGTGGGTCGGGTGAAACGGGGAGGCGGCACCGGTGGAAAGAAAGCGGGCAAAAAGAGCTATTTAAGCGGCGCGGAGGCTGGAGGAAGAAAATGGGAACAGAAGCAAGTGCAGATAAAGACACTGGAGGGGGAGTTTTCTGTTACAATGTGGGCATCGG atgacaataaagacattgACCATGAGTCGGTGGTGGAGGAGCAGATCGTCGGGGAGAACTCCCCTCCGGATTACTCTGAATACATGACAGGGAAGAAGCTGCCCCCTGGTGGCATCCCGGGAATCGACCTCTCTGACCCCAAACAGCTGGCCGAGTTTGCCAG AATGAAGCCCAGGAAAGTCAAAGAGGACGATGCTCCCCGGACGATAGCTTGCCCTCATAAA GGCTGCACAAAGATGTTCAGGGATAATTCAGCCATGAGGAAGCATCTCCACACCCACGGACCCCGAGTGCACGTCTGCGCAGAATGTGGCAAGGCCTTCGTGGAGAGCTCCAAGCTCAAACGCCACCAACTCGTTCACACGGGGGAGAAGCCCTTCCAG TGTACCTTTGAGGGCTGTGGGAAAAGGTTTTCTCTGGACTTCAACCTGCGCACACATGTGCGGATCCACACTGGAGACCGGCCCTACGTCTGCCCTTTTGACGGCTGCAATAAGAAATTCGCCCAATCAACCAACCTAAAGTCTCACATTCTCACACACGCCAAAGCCAAAAATAACCAATGA
- the yy1b gene encoding transcriptional repressor protein YY1b isoform X2 gives MASGDTLYIETDGSEMPAEIVELHEIEVETIPVETIETTVVGGDDDDDDDDGQPMIALQPLVTDDPSSIHHHQEVILVQTREEVVGGDDSDLHTDGGGGFEDQILIPVPAPGVEDEYIEQTLVTVAGKSSVGRVKRGGGTGGKKAGKKSYLSGAEAGGRKWEQKQVQIKTLEGEFSVTMWASDIDHESVVEEQIVGENSPPDYSEYMTGKKLPPGGIPGIDLSDPKQLAEFARMKPRKVKEDDAPRTIACPHKGCTKMFRDNSAMRKHLHTHGPRVHVCAECGKAFVESSKLKRHQLVHTGEKPFQCTFEGCGKRFSLDFNLRTHVRIHTGDRPYVCPFDGCNKKFAQSTNLKSHILTHAKAKNNQ, from the exons ATGGCATCCGGAGATACGCTGTACATTGAGACAGACGGCTCGGAGATGCCGGCCGAAATCGTGGAGCTCCACGAGATAGAGGTGGAGACGATACCGGTGGAGACCATCGAGACCACGGTGGTCGGCGgggacgacgacgacgacgacgacgacgggCAGCCCATGATAGCGCTGCAGCCGCTGGTCACGGACGACCCCAGCTCCATCCACCACCACCAGGAGGTGATCCTGGTGCAGACCCGGGAGGAGGTGGTCGGAGGGGACGACTCGGACCTGCACACGGACGGCGGCGGCGGGTTCGAGGACCAGATCCTCATCCCGGTGCCGGCTCCGGGGGTGGAGGATGAGTACATCGAGCAGACTCTGGTGACTGTGGCCGGGAAGAGCTCGGTGGGTCGGGTGAAACGGGGAGGCGGCACCGGTGGAAAGAAAGCGGGCAAAAAGAGCTATTTAAGCGGCGCGGAGGCTGGAGGAAGAAAATGGGAACAGAAGCAAGTGCAGATAAAGACACTGGAGGGGGAGTTTTCTGTTACAATGTGGGCATCGG acattgACCATGAGTCGGTGGTGGAGGAGCAGATCGTCGGGGAGAACTCCCCTCCGGATTACTCTGAATACATGACAGGGAAGAAGCTGCCCCCTGGTGGCATCCCGGGAATCGACCTCTCTGACCCCAAACAGCTGGCCGAGTTTGCCAG AATGAAGCCCAGGAAAGTCAAAGAGGACGATGCTCCCCGGACGATAGCTTGCCCTCATAAA GGCTGCACAAAGATGTTCAGGGATAATTCAGCCATGAGGAAGCATCTCCACACCCACGGACCCCGAGTGCACGTCTGCGCAGAATGTGGCAAGGCCTTCGTGGAGAGCTCCAAGCTCAAACGCCACCAACTCGTTCACACGGGGGAGAAGCCCTTCCAG TGTACCTTTGAGGGCTGTGGGAAAAGGTTTTCTCTGGACTTCAACCTGCGCACACATGTGCGGATCCACACTGGAGACCGGCCCTACGTCTGCCCTTTTGACGGCTGCAATAAGAAATTCGCCCAATCAACCAACCTAAAGTCTCACATTCTCACACACGCCAAAGCCAAAAATAACCAATGA